A window of the Henckelia pumila isolate YLH828 chromosome 3, ASM3356847v2, whole genome shotgun sequence genome harbors these coding sequences:
- the LOC140888477 gene encoding uncharacterized protein — MAFPSSTTILLLFLLYAAAVPPSHADLITIHGVEVTGRLFCSATGNPCPTCEGMAGVDVTITCNINGSTTSNCSTLTDASGVFNTVVDIVDGLLFGNTSLACFVSVELPIAQCTLLPPTGILRAPLTFQGNVMTGAIGLVAETVLGLFGLVPQ; from the coding sequence ATGGCATTCCCTTCCTCCACCACCATTCTCCTCCTCTTCCTCCTGTATGCGGCCGCGGTGCCTCCGTCGCACGCAGACCTGATCACCATACATGGCGTCGAGGTGACCGGCCGCCTATTCTGCTCAGCCACGGGCAATCCTTGCCCCACCTGCGAGGGCATGGCGGGGGTGGATGTCACCATCACTTGCAATATTAATGGTTCCACCACCAGTAACTGCAGCACTCTTACGGATGCTAGCGGAGTTTTCAACACAGTTGTCGATATCGTTGATGGACTTTTGTTTGGCAACACTTCGTTGGCTTGTTTTGTGAGCGTTGAGCTTCCCATTGCACAATGCACACTCTTGCCACCCACCGGAATCCTTCGAGCTCCACTGACTTTCCAAGGGAACGTGATGACGGGCGCCATCGGGTTGGTTGCCGAAACCGTCCTAGGTTTATTTGGTCTAGTTCCACAGTAA